The following coding sequences are from one Paenibacillus sp. FSL R5-0912 window:
- a CDS encoding glycoside hydrolase family 16 protein, whose product MNKLVWEQDFVSGNADLQSWNIRLGNDLLDNDGKPVYPGWGNGEQQFYTGNPGNLSIGEEGLQLCARRETVEQDGRSFAYTSARLDTRDQFSFCYGRLVVRAKLPVGQGIWPAIWLLPQDQAYGPWPASGEIDMLEAKGRLPRQIAGTLHYGPDLAQKVVEEFTYELENGTINEFREYALEWEAGSMRWLVDGHCFAERGLEPGVMPFDQPFYLLLNLAVGGWYDNVAVDEAALPAVMTVSSIRLYQH is encoded by the coding sequence ATGAACAAGCTTGTATGGGAGCAGGATTTCGTAAGCGGAAATGCGGATTTGCAGAGCTGGAATATCCGCCTGGGCAATGACTTATTAGACAATGACGGGAAGCCGGTGTATCCGGGCTGGGGCAACGGGGAGCAGCAGTTTTATACGGGGAATCCGGGGAATCTGTCTATTGGAGAAGAAGGCCTGCAGCTGTGTGCGCGCCGCGAAACTGTGGAGCAGGATGGACGCAGCTTCGCGTATACCTCGGCTCGCCTGGATACACGGGACCAGTTCTCTTTCTGCTACGGCAGACTGGTCGTGCGGGCCAAGCTGCCGGTAGGGCAGGGAATATGGCCCGCCATCTGGCTGCTTCCGCAGGATCAGGCTTACGGGCCCTGGCCCGCCTCCGGGGAGATCGATATGCTGGAGGCGAAGGGACGCCTGCCCCGGCAGATTGCGGGAACGCTGCATTATGGACCGGATCTTGCGCAGAAAGTCGTCGAAGAGTTCACCTATGAGCTGGAGAACGGAACGATTAACGAGTTCCGGGAGTATGCGCTGGAATGGGAAGCCGGTTCCATGCGCTGGCTGGTCGACGGGCATTGCTTCGCGGAGCGGGGTCTGGAGCCGGGGGTGATGCCCTTTGATCAGCCTTTTTATCTGCTGCTTAATCTTGCCGTGGGCGGCTGGTATGACAATGTGGCGGTGGACGAAGCTGCGCTGCCGGCGGTGATGACGGTGTCAAGCATCCGGCTGTATCAGCATTGA